Below is a genomic region from Rhizobium sp. SL42.
TTGACGCACAAATCCACAAAGATCTTCTCTATGCTAAGTTCGGTACGGGTTCCGACCAGCAGCCATTGAAGAATTTCATCCTCTTTAACTAAGGTGCCGCTATGAGCCGCCCGATCCTGTCGCATGCCCCCTCCTCTCGCATGAGCGACAGGTGTCGTGGTTTCGATCGCCGAATGTATCATTTATCGTCGAGGCGCAACAATTACTTCCCTGCATCGGTCAAACAATGCCGGCCCTAAGTGTGCTGGCGATCAGATGCATTCTGTTCTTGGCACCGGTCTTCAGCATGGCATTTGCTATGTGGATGTTCACCGTCGCATCGGCGATTCTACACAGCCGACCAACCTCGACGGAGGTATGCCCTTCGGCCATCAGAGCTACGATCTGGAGCTCACGCAAGGTAAGGCCGAGCTTGTGGGGCCTCCTCAGGTCATCGAGGTTAGCCAATCGATCGGAGATTTGCGTCATCGTCCTCAGAGCATCCAGATCGTCTCCCCAGGCGACCAAGGCAGTGGGCGCAGACAGACCCTGCCACCGAAGGACCAGCCCGGAAATACTTGGCTTCGCCTGCGTATGTAGCGAGAACCAAAGCTCTCGTCCGAACTGCGCCGCTTTTGAAAGCGTCGATATCAGTCTATCAAGGGTTTCACCCGGAAATGCCTCGATCACCGGCCCGGGTGAAGACCATAGAGTCCGGATGCCAGATTGCTTGTCGTCTAGGGTGATCAACGCGATACGAATATTGCGCCCCTTCAACATCGATGCTGTCATGTGGTCAAGCTGGCGCGCGTAATCCGCTTGCCAATCACCAAATTTCACCGGCGTCGGCCCACGTGAATCTACGACCGACGCAGCACCAAGCCATTCTCCAGACGTACCGTCAGCCTGGAGCGGTGCAGGTCCACTGCTCCCCGCCGACATCAGTGAATCCATTACCCAAGCCTCCAACTGTTCCTCGCATGGCGTCGCGCGCGGGAAGGTAAGAGTAAGTGAGCTTCCAGCGCCACCTCATTCTAGAAGAGCAACGGAGAGTGCGGAAGCGCCACTTCTGGCCGATATATCCCAAATCCGCATATTATTGTGTTCCCGCACAGCTAGCTTCCTAAATGGAAGCAGTATCCGAAGCTGTCGCTCAATTGGCGACTTGCAAGATCTGCCGCGCTTTCGTTGGGGCACTTCTCATGGTTGTTGCCATCTGTCGTAGCTGCTGGCCATCTGCATCAATCTCGAATCGGGAAAGCAACTGGTTTAGCTGTGCGCTTTCCGAGGCGAGGCCGACGCCTGCGGCGTTCATTTCCTCGACCATCGCAGCATTCTGCTGCGTCGCCTGATCCATGTGGTTGACCGCCCTATTGACTTCGGCCAAACCGGTCGATTGCTCTTGGGCAGCAAGGGCGATCGCGCCCATGTGCTCGCTGACAGTGCGGACCAAACGATCGATTTCCGAAAGACCTGAACCAGTCTCGTCCACGAGCTTGACGCCTTCACTCACCGCGTCCGCGGAGTTGGAGATCAGCTGCTTGATTTCCTTTGCTGCACTCGCAGAACGCTGGGCGAGCTCGCGCACCTCCTGAGCAACGACGGCGAACCCCTTACCAGCATCTCCAGCCCTGGCCGCTTCCACGCCAGCATTCAATGCAAGCAGGTTGGTCTGGAAGGCTATTTCATCAATGATACCGATTCTCTGGCCAATCTGGCGGGAAGATTCCTCAATTTTCTTCATGGCATCCACCGCATTAGTAACCACTTCCGAAGACCGCTCAGCCCGGGTTCGTGCATCCAGAACCAGCGAGCGAGCATCCTTCGTTCTTGTCGTGGTGGATAAGACGTTCGAAGTGATCTCCTCAAGAGCAGCTGCGGTTTCCTCAAGTGAGGCCGCCTGCTGTTCGGTGCGCCTTGCAAGGTCTGATGCGGCCTGCGAAATCTCGGCACTGCCACTATTCACCTCATCCGCGAGCCCACGAACCGCAGACAATGCATCACGCAGCTGACTGACCGATGTATTGAAATCACTCCTCAGTGCTTCAAATCCCTCCGGAAGCTCAGAATTAATTGCGCAGTTGAGGTCACCTATTGCAAGTCGGTGCAAGGATCTTGCAATACTCGTGATTGCTGCATCGCGGTCGATCGTCTTCCTTCGTTCACGCTCTTGCGTTAGACGTTCGGCTTCACGGGTTTCGGTAAGTGCCCGAATATCCTGCCAAAATACGATTTCGTATGTCCGGCTTTCAATTTTGGCGGCCATTAGGGTAACCAAAACTGGAAGGGGAGTTCCATCGGATTTCTGATGGACCCATTCAAACCTAGCCCAACCATCTTTCAATACTTTAGCGGTGTTTTCCGCTACGACTTTGGCTGGGTCGCGCCCGTCGGGTTGATACTTCGGCGTAAAATCAGCCGGAGTCATGCCGAGAATCTCCTGACGAGAAAGCCCTAGCGCAGTCTGTGCTGCCTTATTGCAATGGATAAACTTTCCCTGTTCGATGACGAAATAGGCATCCGGCGAGTTTTCGAAAACCAGGTCAGATATCTTCTGCTCAAACGACAGCTTGGCACCAAACAATCGCATAGTTACTCCTCGAAACAATGTTCACTTCCTATCGCTGAGGCTATAGGAAAGTCATTAAAGAATTTACAACAAGACTTATCATCTACACTTCAGGCCATTGAAATACTTAGCACTTTCGCAGTTTTTCGAGTTTCGAAGATGCAGCGTAAATGTAGCCAATCAAGGATTGCGGGCCCTGTCCTTTTCGCTCAATTTGGACAATTGAACGAAAGATAGTGTCGAGTGATCTTTCTCACGTGATGAGAAGCAGGGTGGCTCAGCCAGTGGCCTGCGAATGGAACCGGAATGGATGAGCCATCTCGGGTACAGGGTGACCATGTAATTTCACTAGATAGTTGAGACGTCCACCGGTGGACCCCGCGCTAACTTTAGACGGGGTAGCAAGATTGCATAGATCTACGAGTCGCTTTTCGGCGAGGTATTTCTGTTATGCAATCTGCCGCGCTTTCGTTGGGATTTTTCTCATGGCTGTTGCCATCTGTCGTAGCTGCTGGCCATCTGCATCAATCTCGAATCGGGAAAGCAACTGGTTTAGCTGTGCGCTTTCCGAGGCGAGGCCGACGCCTGCAGCGTTCATTTCCTCGACCATCGCAGCATTCTGCTGCGTCGCCTGATCCATGTGGTTGACCGCCCTATTGACTTCGGCCAAACCGGTCGATTGCTCTTGGGCAGCAAGGGCGATCGCGCCCATGTGCTCGCTGACGGTGCGGACCAAACGATCGATTTCCGAAAGACCTGAACCAGTCTCGTCCACGAGCTTGACGCCTTCACTCACCGCGTCCGCGGAGTTGGAGATCAGCTGCTTGATTTCCTTTGCTGCACTCGCAGAACGCTGGGCGAGCTCGCGCACCTCCTGAGCAACGACGGCGAACCCCTTACCAGCATCTCCAGCCCTGGCCGCTTCCACGCC
It encodes:
- a CDS encoding helix-turn-helix transcriptional regulator; translation: MDSLMSAGSSGPAPLQADGTSGEWLGAASVVDSRGPTPVKFGDWQADYARQLDHMTASMLKGRNIRIALITLDDKQSGIRTLWSSPGPVIEAFPGETLDRLISTLSKAAQFGRELWFSLHTQAKPSISGLVLRWQGLSAPTALVAWGDDLDALRTMTQISDRLANLDDLRRPHKLGLTLRELQIVALMAEGHTSVEVGRLCRIADATVNIHIANAMLKTGAKNRMHLIASTLRAGIV
- a CDS encoding methyl-accepting chemotaxis protein, with translation MRLFGAKLSFEQKISDLVFENSPDAYFVIEQGKFIHCNKAAQTALGLSRQEILGMTPADFTPKYQPDGRDPAKVVAENTAKVLKDGWARFEWVHQKSDGTPLPVLVTLMAAKIESRTYEIVFWQDIRALTETREAERLTQERERRKTIDRDAAITSIARSLHRLAIGDLNCAINSELPEGFEALRSDFNTSVSQLRDALSAVRGLADEVNSGSAEISQAASDLARRTEQQAASLEETAAALEEITSNVLSTTTRTKDARSLVLDARTRAERSSEVVTNAVDAMKKIEESSRQIGQRIGIIDEIAFQTNLLALNAGVEAARAGDAGKGFAVVAQEVRELAQRSASAAKEIKQLISNSADAVSEGVKLVDETGSGLSEIDRLVRTVSEHMGAIALAAQEQSTGLAEVNRAVNHMDQATQQNAAMVEEMNAAGVGLASESAQLNQLLSRFEIDADGQQLRQMATTMRSAPTKARQILQVAN